A window of Parambassis ranga chromosome 18, fParRan2.1, whole genome shotgun sequence genomic DNA:
atgaatagagctggtggtggtgttgaggagGTGGCTAGCTTCTAGCTTTTGACTAGTTATTTGTCAGGATGTAGAATACAACCATCTGTTTGTCTCTTAGAAACTATTTGTTTTTCATGTCCCAAACCTGTCTGACTTGTTTTACAGAAGCACACAGGAACTAAACAGCTAAGAGGATGACTGCAGGAATCGGCAGAGGACCTGGGACCAGGAGAAAACCTAACTTTTAAaatgtcttatttatttatgtgtttttattagtcCGTTTACCTTCACAGAAAGTCACCTTGAAAGAGAATGCTGTACAGGGAAAATGAGCCCTAAAGCAGCTTTACCTCATTTTCCTAGCAGGGTTATAGTGTGGGTTTATGAAAGGCAGTGTGGACACTTTTTATACTGAAGCTGCCTTATTTGAGATTTTGTTGATTATTTAAAAGAGCCCAAAACTCTGGGAAATACAGTCTTCATGCTAGATTAGGCTAAATGCCTCGACTTTTAATCTTAATGTTTTAAACCCTATAAAGATCCAGAGTTTTCAGCAGGCTGGGATCTGATAAAAGACACCATAagcataaacagacaaacagagaagAGGCCACACAGAAATTGCAGGGCAATagcaattttatttattatgcaaCTTCGTGCATTTGTTTTAATTGTATGGAGTGATTTAGAATAAAGTGGAACAGAACTACATGCAGGAGAGCTTCCGTtcgtggaaaaaaaatatttgtgacCTGCATGCATATTAAAAGTTGAATTCTGCAAAAATGCATGATGGCAACATGAACAGTGTAGCACAGAGATGCTGCAACATTGTTTTCATCCGGGACGAACATTCTGTCTACAGCCATTTACACAGAGTGTGTAGTATCTGTGGTGCAAAGCTGCACTGAACACACCCTCTTCCTTTTGCCCTTTTGCTTGTTCACACAGACTCCAAGCGAAGCCAGTGCATGAGCTGCAGAGTACATGTGATGTTGTGCCATCTGAGGTAGTTTTCTATGGAACGTCCCACCGTCCTGGTTCATGCATTCAGACAGCGTTTAATCCGGCTCTGACACTACCTTGAATGAGGCTCGGAGGTGCAGCAAAATACTCAGCTATTCCACCTATGTAGAGTAAGGTGGAATAAAGGCACAACAACaaagtttggatttttttttccaccgaGCTGAATCACAGTGATGCATCACAGTGCTGCAATCTGTCTGTCCTTGGATTTATAGATGGGGCTGGCTAAAAACATAGACCCTTTAAAACATGGGATAGATACAAGCCATCCTATGGAGACTGTCTACTTGCCAAAATTGACTTCAATTCAAATAAATTGACAAGGAATCACAtctgctgcattaaaaaaaacaaatacatttctcAGGTAGTACAAAATTGGCCATTTTCACAGTGTGCAGCACATGATATGGGTGTTTTGGCTCCAGCACCACCCTCACCCCCCCAAGATAATAGCGTCACTCTTAGCTCATCCCTGGCATTGCTGAGACACATGAGACTGTAGCAACTCCCACAACTGAGCCaggttgtgttttattgtgaaggagGAGGGTTGGATTCTATCTTTGTCTTGCTGTAGGGCTAGACCAATGACAGCCATTAGTATGTGTAGTACCGTTTTCATCCTTTGGAGACTTGTCTACTGCTAAACAAATTAACAAATGAAAaggtaacccccccccctcagtcAGGCAGTTGGTATCACATTTTTCTGCTCTACCTGCAGGCTTGCATTCAGGTCAGAGACTCTTATAGACCCTGTGACTTTTTACTGTATTGTTGCATGGGCATCTAAGCTTTTCTAAGTTCTTTAGACCCTGATCCTTACACACAACTTTTTGTATGAAGACAACTTATTTTAAGCAACTTTcttaactgtaaaaaaaaaccctgcagttCATATTTACATGTGATGTGTAGTTTTCcactgtaaatacacaaaatacaaaGTCGCTTTTGAGAAGCCAAATTTTACTTTTAACTGCTGTTCACAATTTGCTTTGAGCCTCTTTATTTATTGAATCTCCTCTTATATAATGGATTATTGATgatgcattattcatttcaGTAGATAGCTCCATGTTAGACAAGTATGACACTTGTTTGTAATGGGGATCCAAAGGCTTTGTGACCAAGTTAATTCACCCTATCAGAATGTAACTGACTTGTTGTTTACCAGTTTAAAGGGAATGTTTAAATGCCTTTTTAAGTAATAAAAATTTTCTACTGTTGAGTCAGTGTGTATCATTTCTGGCTGATATCAACATTTAGTTTGAAATCAGTTGAAATGTTTTCCCCCTTTTATGTAtatacatagaaaaaaaaagaaaaaacatgtgttCATTACTAAGTACCCGTGACTCAATATCATCTTGTAgatccacctttagcagcaatGAGTTGAAGTAAtgtttcctgtatgactttatcagtctctcacatcattgtggaggaattttggtccattcttcttcacaatatttatttcagttcattgaggtctgtcagacagatggtctcacatttgtctctagaacactctgctatacagaggagttcatggtctgtaaaacaagtccaaatcatcattcctccaccactgtgcttGACAGTCGGTTTGAGGTCTGTAGACTCTGTAGCTCTtggttgtttttatatttctagGATCTTGGGGTAAATAttctgggacgtccactcctgtgaagattgacagccgTGTTGAATGTTTTCCATAATCTTTCACACTATAGAACATTGAAGCCCAAATAGTTTGAAacggttttataagtctttttggattgatgtgcagcaacagctgcttctctaacaccattgtttatgtctttctctcttgtcattgtgttaacacacacctgattgttccagagcagcaaactgtcaaaacatctgtttttatttattacagtgAAAAAAGTATTAGGTTGTTGTTGTAGTCTGAGgttgtgtttggtgtgtttaAGACCCACTAGGATCAGATAATTGTTATGATGTTCttacacaaaaaacaagatGATCCATTTATCTAGCAGTCTTCTGTCATAGGTCTGGGAACAATATTAACAATTAacaattaagaaacctttattagtcccacaatggggaaattgcttaaggcagcccagcaatgagcgccatacaccagtggaGGCTATGCGGCACAAcggtgactagggaggagttgggattgaaccaccaaccttctggttattggacagcCCTGCTATAcaactgagccactgctgcccaaatatTAGCATACTTCTTTAAATATACTGTGACAGATCAGGGCCTATTATGCAGGTATACGTAACAGCAGCATGCAATGCAAACAGATAAGACTGTAATGTCTgtatatacataatatacagTATTAGTCAAGTTTCTGTGCAGCTCTGCTGGTTGTAACCAATAAAACAAGTGAAATAATGGCATGGAGTGTTGTGTGTAAAATAAGGTGGAATAAGGATTGTTTTGTTCGGAGACATATTCCAGGAAAGAAGAGATGTTTGTTGTGAGTTATTTTTATTACTAAACCTAAGAACATATTTCAGAGTACTCTGTACTATGTACCTATGTGGCCAGCTCCTTCTAAATCCTGTGTATACAGTATCTCATGATGTTATTCATAGCAGTTCGACTGTTTTTCattgcttcattgcttcattccCTGACTTCTCCTAGGCTCCTCTTCTATAACCCCTGCTTCTTCTTTGGGCTGAGCTACCTCACTCTGCATCTCTGGACGAGATCGGTGGCCTGTCTGGTTGCTGTCATTCATGTCCTGCAGCTCTGAGGGTCCGGTGCTCAAACGAAACAGAGTGGGGACCTGACCAAGAATGGGGTTGTTCTCCTGGAGGCCAGAGATCCAGTGGTTGAGGGTGGCCTGGTCTCCCTGACCAGTCATACACATGGCAAAGACAGGACCCTCATCCACTGaatagagacagagacatacaaCATGACCATTACACACTGAATATTGAGGATTCTGTCCAACAGGAGTGGCTGCACATATCTTACAGTCTTCGATGTCGAAGTCTTCTTCATCCCCAAAGTCACGATCCAAATCCAGCTCCAGCTGTAGAGGATAGTAGAAACACCTCTCTGGATCAAACGGCTCCTCTATCTGTGGAGAGACACACCAGACAACTCAATCAGTGCCAAGTAAGTCTATACAACCTCCTATTTTCTTCACATCAGACAAGCTGACCACAAGAGCAGGCagttcagtgtttgtgttttgtatttcaAATGTAGTTACTGTAACTCTAAGTACTTGTAGTGTATACCATACTACTACTAACAATTCAGGCTAaaatcctctttctctgctgtttctgaCATAGTGTCAGGCATCTCTGTACATTGGTGCCTGCTCTGTTCACAACAGTATTTTTGCTTTTCTTCTCCATACCAGAGGCATTCTGTGTGGTAGTATGATCGTTGGCTTTTCTTTTATTCTCTTTGCCTTAGGATTTCTACAAGCTGAGCTCTCCCTGCCTCAAGCTTTCCAAATGCTCTTCCTGCACCAGGATTTCCATGTACTCCCCTTTCCTTTGCTTTCCATACATGCACTGGGAAGGTCTGGAGGTATGCTGAGGATTTGGGCTTTCCACATGCTCTCTTTAGGCTTTCTTTAAGCTAGACAGAAATTGCTTCCAACATGCAGCACCTGTGATATTAGCAGCAGTAATATTAGTGACCACTTTATAATGGATACTGGCAAAGTGTTTTCCACCTTCTCTTCAGGAGGTATGGGGTCTGCTCTGAGGATGTAGTAGTACACACACGTCTTCCTTAACCACAGGGGGAAAGGGCCCTCCACAAACACAGGCCTGTTAGGGTTATGCTTGGCTAGGAGCTCCACCTGGCTCACGCTTTGAATACCTGGTGTAAACACAGGAAGGAAAGTCTGGGTTTATGGATTTGATCCCAGCATTGTTTAAGATTTTACATGACTAAAACGGCGAGAATGCCCTTTCCAGTTCAACTGcatcagaacagaatagaatagaaatacttgaTTCATTCCAAGCTTGGAAATCTTGCTACTACAGCAGCAATATTCACTCACTCAGCACACTAAACTTATACCTCTAACAGTAAAAGTAAACATATTGTCAAAGAAGACAATATTTCTGTAATACAGTATGTTTATTCACTACgattatattttaataaaactgCTGTAAATCCCTGAGAAGTTTAACATGAGCTTCCTTACCGACTATATGTGGAAGTGTGATCTCTTCTCCACTCTCTGTGATGTCTGTACTGGGCAGCTGGTGGATAAAGGTTCACAATATTATCATTCATTTGATGGAAATTATCAATGTCCATGTGCAAAGAGGACAATACATGTTTAGACAGTAACTTTTGACACAGCCAGGCTAATCTTTTATTATGTCTTTTAAGCTAAGCTGGGCCATAGAGTTATACCTGGTAGACGGTAACTTTAGCATCCAGGTCATTAGCGATGCGGGTCAAGCTGAAGCGAGCTAGGTCCACAGGGTCCTTAGGCAGCTGCTGGGGTATTGGAAAGGGGGTTACATGCTTGAACTTGGGGAACCAATACATGATACGCTGGTACTTCCTAATGGGATGGCTCTTCTCTCCGAAAATCTGCACCAGCAGGACTTTGGTCTCGATGTTGGGCATAACACCTGAAGCACAGGCAGTAAACAGACACTTTAAAATGTGATTCTGACATCCACAGAGAACATCTCTGAGTCTGACCCACCATAGTTCTCCATCTGCTCCAATAACTGCACTCCACACTCCTGCTGCCGGGGATAGTGGTTGAACATTCGCTGGATGAAGTTTCTGGGCACAAACACTTCTTTGGGAAAAACATCCAGCAGCTTGTTGTAGACCGCCAGGTCTCTCTCCACACCAAACTCTGGCATCTTCTTCAGTGCGGCATAGATAAACTCCACATGACCACGCCTTCTTATGTCCTTTTTGGAGAAGACCTCGATCACTTTGTTAAACGTGTCCTTTGTTTTGATGTCCTGGGCCACCCGCTCAAAAAAGTCATTGTGGGTGACCAAAGACTTGTCCGGCTTTTTATTGTCCTCGTTAACAAACTGCGTGGGTACAGGCCGACCCTTGGCCTGAGCTGAACTTCGGTGAAAACACCGCAACACCTACAAATGACAATTTGTTTATTgagtatctttttttttgtatttgtacataatgaaaaagaaaaaagtatatTTAGACagaatacatttatataattatatattattatatattatggtTATCCGTTGCAGTGTTTCAGGAAACTTATTTTTTATTGCTGTGTTATGTAATAAATAGAATAGATGTTTATATTTTGATTTGTCTTATGTTTTTCTGAACTGGATCCTGACGAAGCCGTAAACGTCAGTTGTGCCACGTAAAATAGAAATATGCATCGTTTTCTTTCAGAAAAATCATAATTTCACCCATGCTGGTACCTTTTGCAATAAATGCTTAAATATCTCTTGAATCCTTGTGATCAAATGTACAAAGCAATCAGAATTTATACAGCCAACAAATGCAGTGGTTTACCCTTACCTCAagaacatataaaacacataaacatacaccGTAATTAATGCTGATAGGTTTTTTGAGCACCTCTGCCTCAAGCTGTCCAAGTCCACTACCACAAAAGGCATTAATAATGGGTTGACCCATCTGGTGGCTCTCACCCCTTGAAATACTCTGAATGGCTATTTTGCCTGGGGATTGCACTGATCTCCAACAATGATGGATTGGTGTATAGGTGGGAGGCAAAACAACTTGTGGGATAGTGTGATGCAACTAATGTGAACATCAGTGTAatgaagacaaaggagatggtggtggacttcaggaggAAAGGCCACACCCCCCTCCCATCTTCATTAGTGGAGCAGTTATGGAGACAGTGACAACACAAGTACCTCAGCCTGTACATCACCAATGACTTCACAAATGACATAACAGCAACCTCCCTTTTTTTGAGGAAATTTAAATAAGCAGGTGTAGAAGCTGCTCTCTGTACTTTTACTGAGCAGTCTTAAGTTGATGCACTTTTCTTTAACTGGCTGCTTGGTTTTTAACTATGCGTTTTCAATTCTCAAATGACATATTCAAATTCCATACAATCACAAGAAAGTAATATTTACATTTGAGAAGATGGTTGGAATAAGTTCTTATAAATGTTGCTTAAGGTGCAAATGTGTATTATCATTATCAGCCTTAGCCAATGATGTTAATACCACATAAATATGACATATTCTGAATCCAAGTGCCTTATGTTCAGCTAAGGCTTACCTGGTGCTGTGGGTTGGGTTGCTCACTGGGCTTATTGAAGGAGGctgactgaaacagagagccaCTCTGGGCAGCAACCCTGCCTGAATGgcccagcagctgcaggaagctgcggATACACTTCATGTTCGACCCATCACACTCACTTTCACATAACGGAACTACAGAAGGAAAAATGAACGTGACAGTCAGTTCTGATGTCAAACATAACCGCGTATGAACACTAGGAAACACTATGGACGTTTCTTGTTCTTTTGCATGTGACTTTCTGGAGGTGGTGAGTTAGGGCAAAATGACAAGAAAACGATTAACATTAATAGTATTAAATATTCACATTCTGTAACAAGCACATTATGCATATATTACACTACCGTATTTATCAATTTTACTACCCACCATAAAAGTTAACAAACGTAAGAAAATGTGTCTCCTTCAGAATTCGTTCTCTGTGGACGACTCCATCTTGAAAAATCGGCAGCTGTTCCTGGTCCCACACGCATATCCTTCCCCCAAACAATGGAAACAGGAGAAGGAATTGTTGTTCCgcaagtaaaaaaatgtttgtctttaatttttttaattaaaagattTTTGGTCTTTTTTGCAATTCATTTTAAGTTGAGCTATTATCTCTTGTGGACATAAGAAACAGGAGCAAAATCATTCATTAAGACTTATATTACATagaatatttaaaatgtattttaaaaaaataaaaaacaatttgtCGCATCTTCGTCACTGTTGCATTACATACATGTTTCTAAGCACGTGCTAAATTAAGATGTCAACTGAGCGCGTGTGTTTCACAAAGCCGCCGCGTGATGGTGACAATGGTCTTCCAATAAAATGTTGTAGCGCTCATGTGACCAACGTTAATCTGAAAAAGTTATGTCGAACGTTTCATGTAGTTTGTTTTCTGGTACTCTACAGCTATATTATTTGATATTATATTTTTGAGTCACAATGGCCGGAGAAAGCTGGACAGCGAGACTTTTGACAGCTATCGTCATCTCCCAGCGGCACCGTGTCAAGCTGGCCGAAACAAGGTAAACTGATTCCGGATGACGATTTAATTCTTTTAAGTCGTCGTGTATTCGTCTTTATTCTACTTATTGTTATCCAACACAGGTTTACTAGCTTTACACTATTATgtaagtgtttttgtgtgtaacatGCAATGGCGCCTCTGGAACTTCATTAGTCTTCTGAAAGACTCCAGTTTCCGGTATGCTCAGTAGACCTGGGAAATGACAGAGGACCTCAGAGTGTGACATCTGACACTCCTCTCGCAGCATGGGAAACACCTTAGTGCAGTGTCGGACCTCCAGAGATTCTACACACTGTTCGAAGTAGATTATGGATTCATCTACGAACAGTTTGGGTGAGTAAAGCAACGAGGACAACTTGTTTTTGCTGTGTAATCACAACATATGTGACAAAGTTAGGATGTGACGCTCACGTCGCTAAGGAGAAAACGCATTACCAAAAtgctttttaaagtgtgtgttattgttattttcacTTTTCGTGTGTAATGTGTACAAGTCAACACGGCTTACACTTCTTTAAAACAAATGTCAGACTTTCAGGTTTGTTCGGCTGTTGTACAGTTCTGGTATGAAGcagtttttaatataataaatgCAGGTTGGAGTTGCTACCGCATTCTTTGGTGTATTTGAAGAAAATGATAGTGGGAAGATTAGGCGGGCTTCTACGAAAGGTAAGGAAGCTTACACCAAACTTTTGTTTTGGTACAAGTAGTTATGGCAGAAACCTTAATCCATGGTGCATAATAACAGCGCTTGTGTGACTGTGTAGGTTTGTGGAATTAATGTTGGTAAATAGAGGCTGTGCAAATTCTGTAATTAGGACGTTGTAGTTCGCGTGACTGAAATATAAGATTTCTGTGCTACTTGGTCTGCTGTTTTTTGTGGAAATTCAGCAGTGTTTCATGTAACATTTTGCAAAAATGGTTCTTTTGTGAATGGAGTTTTGTCTTGCTGCATGTGATCAGTCACTCAATGCTGCCAGGAGATCAATAAAATCATAAGAAATATGATTATGAAATATCATACTGCCCATTTCAGGCTCAACCAGTTGTTGTCTTGCTCTCCAAGTCAAACTTTTTTTGCAAGCAAGTAACAATCCTAAATGTTTCAAAGGCTCCACCCACTCTGCCTCCACCATACTGACTGTTAAACAGGAGCTGTTGCACAATGCTGCTTTTGTTGCACATCTGTAGGCCCTGCCATTTCACCTTATGTCTTGATGTTGTGTTTACTTGCCTTGTAAACTGGCGGGGAGGCAAAGCACAGGGGAACAGTAAATATCATATGGGAACGCTTGCCAGCATCTGTGGGCATTGCTGCCGTAGCTTGCTGTTGCTCAGTGCTGGAAGGAAACCTGAAGTATTACTGTTAAGGCTGATGGTAGTTATACTGTTCTTGTTTCATAATGAAGGTGATTACTCGCCTCAAAAATCATGTAGGTGTGTGCTTACTATGTGATCCTGCCAGTGTCTCACTGATCATGAGGTTGATGATGTAAACAAGTCACCAAGTAATCTTTTTCTCCACCTAACTTTTTGGACATTTTCTTTGCCAATATTTGACCTGTTTACTTAGAAGACAGAA
This region includes:
- the ecsit gene encoding evolutionarily conserved signaling intermediate in Toll pathway, mitochondrial, with the protein product MKCIRSFLQLLGHSGRVAAQSGSLFQSASFNKPSEQPNPQHQVLRCFHRSSAQAKGRPVPTQFVNEDNKKPDKSLVTHNDFFERVAQDIKTKDTFNKVIEVFSKKDIRRRGHVEFIYAALKKMPEFGVERDLAVYNKLLDVFPKEVFVPRNFIQRMFNHYPRQQECGVQLLEQMENYGVMPNIETKVLLVQIFGEKSHPIRKYQRIMYWFPKFKHVTPFPIPQQLPKDPVDLARFSLTRIANDLDAKVTVYQLPSTDITESGEEITLPHIVGIQSVSQVELLAKHNPNRPVFVEGPFPLWLRKTCVYYYILRADPIPPEEKIEEPFDPERCFYYPLQLELDLDRDFGDEEDFDIEDLDEGPVFAMCMTGQGDQATLNHWISGLQENNPILGQVPTLFRLSTGPSELQDMNDSNQTGHRSRPEMQSEVAQPKEEAGVIEEEPRRSQGMKQ